Genomic segment of Candidatus Protochlamydia amoebophila UWE25:
TTAACCAGTCTAATTCTTGCCCTTTATCTAAAAAAACTTGCAATGAGCTAATGCCAATGGTTAAAAGTAAAAGACCAGTCAGGTCAAGAGGAACTTTAGATTTTCCTTCGTGAGGAGGATCTTGAATTAAAAGACCTGTCATCCAAGCCGATAAAAAACCAATGGGAATGTTAATATAAAAAATCCAGGGCCAACCATAATTATCTGTAATATATCCTCCTACAATTGGTCCTAAAATAGGGGCTACAATAACGATCATCGACCAAAAGCCAAGTGCGACTCCTTTTTTTTCTTCCGGATAATTTGTTAACAATAAAGCTTGTGATAAAGGAATTAAAGCTCCAGCAGATGCTCCCTGTAATGTTCGAAAAAGAATAAGTACATTCAAATCCCAAGCCAAACCACAAAGCCATGAAGTAATTGAAAAAAGGCTAGTGGACCAAATGAATAAACGAACCCGTCCAAAACGAGCTGCTAACCAACCTGTGATAGCTAAAACGATTCCGTTGCTAATGGCAAATGAAGTAATTACCCATGTTCCTTGGTTAGGGCTAACTGCTAAATCACCGGCAATGTGAGAAATTGATACGTTAGCAATTGAACTGTCTAAAACCTGAATAAATGTTCCAAGACCTAATGCAAGTGTTAAAATAATTAATGCCGCTGGGCTTAAAGTTTTAACTGGCATATCAAGATTTGTGGTTTAAATTAGCTTGAATAATACTATCAATAAGTTCTTGAGCAGGCTGCATAGGAATTTCATAAACAGAAGTTGTAAGTATGGGGTTGTAAACAGGATTGGAGGCTAATCGATCGCCTAGTTGATTTTTCGTGTCGACAACAACATAGGTGGATAGACCTAAAAACAGGGGGAATTGTCTAAGTTCGTTAGAATCAAGAGAAATTCTAACTGGAACACGTTGAACAATTTTGATCCAGTTTCCAGTAGCATTTTGAGGAGGTATTAAAGAAAAAACACTTCCAGTTCCAGCTAATACTCCTAATACTTTACCATGATAAAGCACGGAAGAACCATACATGTCACTTTTAACAGTGACGGGTTGTCCTATTCGAATATCACGCAATTCTGTTTCTTTGAAATTGGCATCTATCCAAATTTGATCGAGAGGAATAATACTCAATAGAGAGCGTGTTGTTGAGACCCATTCTCCTACTTGTATTTTTCTTTGAGAAATAAAACCTGAGACGGGAGCTAAAATTTTGCATCGCTTTAAATTGACATAGGTTTGCTTCAGTGCAATTTCTTTATTCTGAATATTGGGATGATTCTCCAATGATGTTGAGCCTATAGCAGCAATGGCGCTATTTAATTCATGTTTTGATAAGTTCGTTGCAGCTTGTGCAACAGTTAAATTAGCTTGTGCATGATTGAGATCTTCAATCGAAATAGCTTCAGTATTTCTTAAGGAATTACGACTTTCAAAATCTTCTTGGGCTCGTTTTAAATCGGCTTGTTTTAATTCAAGAGCGGCTTTTTTTTGTTGGACAGTTTCATAAAGTTGTTGAACTTCCCTGACAGCTAAAGCTAGCTCAACTTGAGCTTGTTCAAAAGCTAATTGATAGAGTGTTGGATCAAGTTCTATCAGTAGCTGGCCTTGTTTTACAAAATCTGTATTATCTGCATAAATAGCTGTAATGGTTCCTTGTTCAGGAGACATCAAATTAACAATGTTACCATTGACATAAGCATCATCTGTCGATTCATGAAAACGGATGAACAAATACCAATAAATAGTTGTTAGAATAGTTAATAATAAAAAAACAAAAAAAATCTTTAATAAAACTTTATTTCTTTTTTTCTTATTGAGAAGATCTAGATTAAGAGAAGAAAAATCTTGATTAGTAGTTGTAGGTTCTTTTTCAGTCATGTTTTTATTATCTTATATCTTCTTAAGAAAGGGGTAAAATTTCTAAATAAATTTGTAGCTGACTAATGTTCAAATTAGGATGTTTAGGATTTTGAGAGCTAATTGGTTCAATACACACAAATGATGCGTCTTTAGGATGATAAAGTTGCCAACAATTTTCTTCACAAACAGATTGATAACGTGTTTTTAAAGAATAAGTATCTGTTTCTAATAAAATTTCTCCCATTAAAGGGTCTGGGAAAGGCCTAAAAGTAAAATCTGCTTCTTCTTTTAAATCAAAAACTAATTGTTGTTTCAAATCAAATGACCAAAATGAGGGAATCGATTGAAGGCAATCTTCTATTCTCACTTTATCTTGCACAAAACTAGTTATTTTCCCTCGATGGTTGGGAAGAGAGTAGTAATAGTGAATACCTACAAGGGAATTTGTATCACTAATAATAGAAAGTTGTAGAGAAAGTCCAGTCGTCGTTAAATCAGCTTGTAATTCAAACTTAAAATTCTGTCCTTCTAATGTGGAAAGAAGAACCCCATTCCAGAGATCTTTTCCTGTTAGCAGGCCATTTAATTGAGTTTGAGTAAATGTCGTTTGCCAAGGAGCATAACGAGCAATACCATGTGAAAATGGGTCTTGAGTCCCTTTTGCCTTGACTCTACCAATGTGGGGAAAAAGTGTTTCATCTGCAATTTTAGGAAGGCTTTCTGCTCGTCGGCGATGAAAGTGTGGACCAATTAATGCTCCTAAACCAGCAAATCGCTCTTCAAAAAGATTCCAAGTCGATTGTTCAATGACTTCAATATTTCCTCTTTTGAAGCTGATGAGATTTAGTCCATGGTCAGGAGCAAAAGTAGCCTCTAGTTTTTCTCCGTCTTCAGTTCGATTTTCTAGTTTAATTATATTCATGGAGCAAACAACTATCGGTTAGATTCTTTTAAATGTGCATCATGAATAAGAAATCTTTTTTAACAAAGTAAAAATTTAATTTTTATATAAAATTACTCGACGGTCAAGCCAAAGTAAGTAAAAGATAAGGACCCACAAAATGAGAGTGTAAAAAATTTTTTTGAAAGGAAAATTTTTTTCCAAAGTAGAGAAATTAGGAGCTGAAGAATCAAACCAAACTTGTAAATTAGCATTTGCTAGCCTATCAATAGCTTCTTTTGCTGCGAATGGATTGAGATAATGTTGTTGAAAAGAAGTGTAACCTGAAATTCTTTCTCCTTTGTAGGTGAATTGATAAAATCCTTTGGGAACAAATGTTTCATCATTAACTTTTTTTATTGACCATTTAATTTCGTTTGCTGGAAGGGAGCAGTTCAAGCGCTGATAATGATAGAAATCTAAAATAGCATTAATTGTGTAAAAAAACGTAACGATAATGATAAGACTAAAAAATGCAATCCAAATAGGGTTACGGTGTAAAATCATTTGGGAATCAATCGGTAAAATTCTTCGGGAATCGGGGATTCAATACGAATGATTTTTCTACTGATGGGATGTTTAAAAGCTAATAAATGAGCATGTAGACAGAGTCTTTTTAAGGGGTTGGTATGAGCTCCATATTTTTTATCACCAACAACTGGATGTCCAGCAGATTGACAATGAACGCGAATTTGATTTTTTCGTCCTGTTTCTAAAGTAAGTTCAACTAAAGAATATTTTTTTAATGTTTTCAAAGTTCGGTAGTGGGTAATGGCTAGACGACCATAGGTTTCATCTTCGGTTTCATGAACGAAATATTGGCTATCTTCATAAAGATAGCTTTTCCAAGTTCCCGAAGGGGAAAGTAATTGACCTTCTACAATAGCTGTATAAGAGCGGCTAATATCATGAACTTCAAATAAATCTTTCAACCCATTACAAGTCTTTTCGTTGAAAGCAAAAACCATGACACCTGAAGTATCTTGATCTAAACGATGAACAACAAAGACTTTTCTAGGTTTATAATGAGCTTTTAACAAAGCGTGAGTAGTTTCACCCTTTTCGAAAGCTGTTGCTACACTTAAGAGTCCTGACGGTTTATAAATGATGGCCAAATCAGCATCTTCGTAGAGAATTTGAATGCCACTCCCGACGATTTTTTTTCTTTGGTTTAGGCTTATGACTTGTCCTTCTAAAACTTCAAAATGATTATTTTTTACAACAATTCCATCCACTTCAATTCGACCTTCTTTGATCCAAGAACGAAGAGTGTTTTTAGAACTTTGCGGAGAAAGAAGTGCTAAAGCTTCAAAAATCGGGAGATTGGTCTGACAAGTTAATTTCATAAATTCTTTAAATTTTTAGGTTAGTAAGGGCATCATTTTGCTAGGAATGAAACTTTTTTCCAAGATAATTGTATTTTAAGTTTCGACTATTTTATTTGCTTTATCGTTTCTATTTGGAGAAAACAGATGAAATAAGGTAATGAATTAAAAAAAATATTTTAATAAGTATTGGATGCAAATAAAATAAGCTTGATTTTGATATTGTTTTGCAGCAACAGGGGAACGTTGACTAATAACAACCGACTAAAAGAAGAATAGCTTTAATTCTGAGTGCAGGAGGAATGAATTGCGATCTAAAAAATGATTTAGCTTGGGATTAATTCAATAAAAATGGCGAAAAGAAAGCTAAAGGGTTAACTAAGACATCTCTCGATGTTTCTGTGGCATTATTAACTCCTTATAAAGGCAGTTATTATATTTGGCCAATAAATTTTAAACTGGCAACTCTGGAATAAATTAAGTAATCTTTGACGAATTAAGTTGCATTTCCTATAATTAAATCCTCCAAATGAAAAGTTATTAACCCTTAGAGGAAAAATGGCAAAACAAGAAGTAGCAGCAAAGAAAGTAAAGCGGCCAACAGCGCTTAAGCGCGATTTGCAAAACAAGAAAAAGCGCCTTAACAACAAAATTTACAAATCACGTGTTCGAACAGCTGTACGTTCTTTTCAAGAGTCTTTAGTAAAAGGTGATGAAACTTTATCTAAAGCTAAACTAGATGAAGTGTATAGTATCTTAGACAAATGCGCGAAAAAAGGTGTTTTTAAGTTAAATAAAGTTAGCCGCACAAAATCTCGTTTAGCCGCTCGTGCTGCCGCTAAAGCGTAAGTTGCTGATTACTGATAACCGAAAACTTTAGACCTTAAAATATAAAATCTCTTGTATAACTTAATTTGGATAAAGTTGATGTTAAACAAGAGATTTTGTGTATTTATAGATTTTAAATTTATCTACAAAACAAGCTTGTGATGATGATTCGTTTATATACATGTATTTTTGTATTTCTTTTAAATATTTTAGGGTCTGAGGAGCTTAAACCAGATTTAACAATCATGGTTCCCATGAGAGATGGAGTATCTCTTCCCACAGATCTTTATTTGCCAACTCCAGAAGCTCGAAATCTTCCTTGCATTTTGATTAGAAGCCCTGCTGGTCGCGATTCGACATGGAAAAGTTTCGCCTCAATGGCAAAAGCAGGATATGTGATTGCAATTCAAGATACGCGTAGTGTATTAGATCTTGAAGGAAAAACATTTCCTTTTTTGTCAGATGGATGGGGAAAATTGCAAGATGGATATGATGCGGTAGAATGGCTGGCTAAAAGTCCCTATACGAATGGAAAAATTGGAACATGGGGTTCTTCAGCTGTAGGAATCACGCAACTACTCCTGGCTCCCACTCAACCTCCGCATTTGGTTTGCCAATACATTATTGTAGCTGCAGCGAGTTTATATCATCATGGACTTTTTCCTGGAGGACTTTTGCTCAAGCATCAAGCTGAAAGTTGGCTTGGTTATTACGCTCGTGACACTGGTGTTCTTAATTACGTTTCTCAACGGCCTTTCTATAACGAGTTTTGGAAACAATTAAATACCTCTGAAATGGCCCATCGAGTGAAAATCCCCGGAATGTTAGTCGCAGGTTGGTATGATACTTTCTTACAAGGAACTTTAGATGCATTTGAAGCAAGACAACGAGAAGGTGAAGAAGGGGCTAAAGGAAAACAAAAATTAATTATTGGCCCTTGGACACACTTTTGGCCTTTATCTAATCATTTCGGTGATTTTAAAATCCCTGTTGCAGGGGAAAATCCTCCTATGGATATTTCTCCAAAACGTTGGTTTGATCATTATTTAAAGGGAGAAGTAAATGAAGTTGAATCTCTACCGCCCGTCCTTTATTATGTGATGGGGCCATTTGATGGATCAACTTCAAGCGGAAATATTTGGCGTACATCTGAGGTATGGCCTGTACCCACTGTGGCTACAGCTTTTTATTTAACTTCTCAACACACACTTCAACAAACTCCTCCCTCTCTAGGCCTTTTAGCTTATACGTATGACCCAACTAACCCTATTCCCACTAGAGGTGGGCGTAATTTATTTTTAGAATCAGGTCCTGTAGATCAACAAAATATTGAAAAAAGAAAGGATATCCTTGTATTTACAACACATCCTCTGAAGGAAGATCTAGAAATAACGGGAAAGTTATCGGCAAAATTGTTTGTTACCTCAGATCAACAAGACTCAGACATTGTTGTTCATCTTACAGACGTTTATCCGGATGGTAAAAGTGTTTTGATTTCAGAAGGGGGTATACGTTTAGGAGTATTTTGTTATCAAAATGATTCAAAAATTGACTTAAAGCCAGACCAACCAGTTGAAGTAGATCTCGACTTATGGTCCACAAGTTTAGTTTTTGCGAAAGGACATTCAATTCGAATTTCTATTAGTAGTTCTAACTATCCG
This window contains:
- the rpsT gene encoding 30S ribosomal protein S20, whose amino-acid sequence is MAKQEVAAKKVKRPTALKRDLQNKKKRLNNKIYKSRVRTAVRSFQESLVKGDETLSKAKLDEVYSILDKCAKKGVFKLNKVSRTKSRLAARAAAKA
- a CDS encoding CocE/NonD family hydrolase, coding for MMIRLYTCIFVFLLNILGSEELKPDLTIMVPMRDGVSLPTDLYLPTPEARNLPCILIRSPAGRDSTWKSFASMAKAGYVIAIQDTRSVLDLEGKTFPFLSDGWGKLQDGYDAVEWLAKSPYTNGKIGTWGSSAVGITQLLLAPTQPPHLVCQYIIVAAASLYHHGLFPGGLLLKHQAESWLGYYARDTGVLNYVSQRPFYNEFWKQLNTSEMAHRVKIPGMLVAGWYDTFLQGTLDAFEARQREGEEGAKGKQKLIIGPWTHFWPLSNHFGDFKIPVAGENPPMDISPKRWFDHYLKGEVNEVESLPPVLYYVMGPFDGSTSSGNIWRTSEVWPVPTVATAFYLTSQHTLQQTPPSLGLLAYTYDPTNPIPTRGGRNLFLESGPVDQQNIEKRKDILVFTTHPLKEDLEITGKLSAKLFVTSDQQDSDIVVHLTDVYPDGKSVLISEGGIRLGVFCYQNDSKIDLKPDQPVEVDLDLWSTSLVFAKGHSIRISISSSNYPRYEKNLNVGLIGSQRGEFKSAHNTIYMGEKYPSQLILPVVRKGETWLTREQPSVKPMENSL
- a CDS encoding RluA family pseudouridine synthase; amino-acid sequence: MKLTCQTNLPIFEALALLSPQSSKNTLRSWIKEGRIEVDGIVVKNNHFEVLEGQVISLNQRKKIVGSGIQILYEDADLAIIYKPSGLLSVATAFEKGETTHALLKAHYKPRKVFVVHRLDQDTSGVMVFAFNEKTCNGLKDLFEVHDISRSYTAIVEGQLLSPSGTWKSYLYEDSQYFVHETEDETYGRLAITHYRTLKTLKKYSLVELTLETGRKNQIRVHCQSAGHPVVGDKKYGAHTNPLKRLCLHAHLLAFKHPISRKIIRIESPIPEEFYRLIPK
- a CDS encoding HlyD family efflux transporter periplasmic adaptor subunit codes for the protein MTEKEPTTTNQDFSSLNLDLLNKKKRNKVLLKIFFVFLLLTILTTIYWYLFIRFHESTDDAYVNGNIVNLMSPEQGTITAIYADNTDFVKQGQLLIELDPTLYQLAFEQAQVELALAVREVQQLYETVQQKKAALELKQADLKRAQEDFESRNSLRNTEAISIEDLNHAQANLTVAQAATNLSKHELNSAIAAIGSTSLENHPNIQNKEIALKQTYVNLKRCKILAPVSGFISQRKIQVGEWVSTTRSLLSIIPLDQIWIDANFKETELRDIRIGQPVTVKSDMYGSSVLYHGKVLGVLAGTGSVFSLIPPQNATGNWIKIVQRVPVRISLDSNELRQFPLFLGLSTYVVVDTKNQLGDRLASNPVYNPILTTSVYEIPMQPAQELIDSIIQANLNHKS